The bacterium genome includes the window ATCCGCCGCAACGCTGAGCCATCCGAATATTTGTACCGTCTACGATGTGCAGGAATTTGACGGACAACTTTTTATTGCGATGGAATATATCGAAGGAGAAACACTTCGCGACAGAAAAAATAATATCTCATTTAAACAATCTATTGATATCGGTATTCAGGTAGCAGAAGCTCTTGCCGCCGCGCATGAGAAAGGGATTATACACCGTGATATCAAACCCGAAAATGTAATGCTCCGCAAGGACGGCCGCGCGCAGATCATGGATTTCGGGCTGGCGAAACAGCAAGGCGCTTCGCGGCTGACGAAACAGGGCAGCACCGTCGGTACGATCGGCTACATGTCGCCGGAACAGGTGCAGGGATTTAATGTGGATCACCGCACGGATATTTTTTCCTTTGGCGTATTGTTGTATGAACTTGTGTCCGGACAGTCGCCCTTCAAAGGTATGCACGAGACCGCAATCATTTATGAGATCGTTAATGTGGACGCGGAACCCGTTTCCATTATCAAACCCGATCTACCGACCGACCTCGACGCGATACTGCTTGAGTGTCTCGCCAAAGATCCAGACGAACGTTACCAGTCTGCCAAAGAAATCGTCAAAGACCTGCGAAAGTTAAAAAGGGAATCCAGCAAACAAACCGCCAGCCGTGTTCTTGCCGTACGTCAAAGCCAGATTAATTCCGGCATCCGCCCGCAGACGGCCGTATTCGAAACCGTGCATGAGAAAAAGCCTTTTTCATTCAATATCTGGATGCTCGTTTCCGCGCTGTCCATTCTGTCGTTGTTGGTTCTGCTAACAACCTATTTTCTTTTTGTAAAAACGGAACCCGAATTAATGAGATTATCCTTTGAATCTCCTGCAGGTGAATTTTTTAATTCTTCCGTTGGAGGTCATATGGAAATTTCTCCTGACGGAAAAGCAATCGCTTTCGTAGCTTCCGATTCGCTGGGTAGAGATCATTTATGGGTTCGTCCGATATTCTCATCTATGCCGGTTCTCTTGCAAGGAACAGAAAATGCATATTATCCGTTCTGGTCATGGGATAGTAAAATGATCGCCTATTTTGCTGAAGGCAAACTCAAAAAAATTGACGCCGGAGGTGGCCCTTCCTTCACTATTTGTGAGGCTGGAAGCGGAAGGGGTGGCGCATGGAACCGAGACGGTATAATTGTATTTGCGCCCGTCAGCGGCGGACCACTGCACCAGGTTCCATCGGCCGGAGGAACGTCCAGGCAATTAACTTTTTTGGATTCTACAGAATTCGAGGTAAATCACCGCTGGCCCTGTTTTTTGCCCGACCAAGATCATTTTTTCTATTCTGTTCAAACCACCAAGGCTTCACTTGCTGAGGACGCGGAACATATTCGGATCGGCTCATTAAGTGACGCTCAAAACAAGATCATCATCCGCGCATCAAGCAACACAGCTTACAATCATGGTTGGGTTATGTACTACAAACAAAACTCACTGTTGGCTCAACGGTTCAGTGAGGGATCATTGGAATTGAAAGGAGAGCCGATACCGATTCTCGAAAACCTTTTGTACGCTCAGGTTCGAAGCAAAGCGGCGTTTTCGCTATCGCAAAATAATCGTCTGGTTTTTCTTGGAACTTCAAGTGCCGACAATGAAATGGTCGTATATGGCTATAACGGCGTCATCCAGCATATTATCAAATCTAAAGTTGCAGATATAACCGCAGCATTCTCCTATGATGGAAACTATATAGCTACCGATGCATCCGAAACCGGAGGTAAAAACTCGGACCTTTGGATTCATGATATCCAACGTAACAGCGACACACGGTTAACTTTTGACAAAGCGGATGAAATAGTGCCGCAGTGGACCCCCGACGGCAGCAAGATCTATTTTAGTTCAAACCGAACCGGCGTGTATTCTGTGTATGAAAAGAACAGCAACGGAACCGGAGATGAAAAATTAGTTTACGGGTCATCCGCCCCCGCCTACATTACGGATGTCTCCTCCGACGGAAAAAAATTAATGCTCTCGCTCAATACACAAGGCGCTCAAAAATGGGATCTCGGCTCGTATGACCTTGCTGAAAATAAATTCACGTCGCTGCTGACTTCTGAATTCAGTGAATGGCTTGGAAAATTCTCACCCGACGGAAAATGGTATGCCTATCAATCCAACGAAACGGGAAAATACGAAATATATATTCGGCCGACGGACGGATCGCCCAGCAAATGGCAAGTCTCCACCAATGGGGGCACAGGGCCGACCTGGTTGAGCAGCGGGAAAGAAATTATTTTCAGTCTCAATGATCAGCAAATTATTTCAGTTCCGGTCTCTGCCGCAGGTAATCAGATCGTCATCGGCCAGTCTAAATTGCTTCTGAAACTCGATACCGGGTTTCAGACGGGCGTGCTGAATATATCCAGAGACGGGAAAAAGATATTGGTTCGTCGCTCGTTAAATATCCAAGCCCTAAAAAGCGCCTCGCTTATTTTTAATTGGCAGAATTTAGTGGAGAAAAAATAGCAGAGTATTGAACACTAATCATTGATCAATGTTAGTATGCACCGATACCGGAAATATTAATAACTACCATAAAGGATAAAGCAATGGAACTCAATAGCAAAAAACTTGAACGAACGTCACGTATTGTTCACTATTCTATTTCAACAATACTTGCATTATTTCTCATCCTCCTCTCCAACCGAATTATTGCTGATTTGGATACTGCGGCAACGAGGCCGGAGATCGGACACTTTGAGGATCACACAAAACTGGCGGATCTTAATAATAAAATCAGTGAAATCAATATCGATATTGAAAATTTAAACGCTAAGAAAAGTACGATTGAGCATACCATAGCGGCCGCAAGAGAAAATTACACGAACGAAAAGCAGTCGTTCGATAATTGGGTCCAAACCAGAAAAACGTTGGGCTCTCCGGACAAAGACCAGGAAGTAGTAAAAAGAGCAAAAAAACTGGACGAATTTTATAAGGTCGAAGAAGATTGGCGTGCACAGCTTAATGTAAGACAGCTGGAAATTGACGCCAAATTAAAACAACAAGAGGAAATCCAGAACCTGATTTTTCAAGAAACTCAGGCGGCTGAAAAAGAATACTATAAGGAACTTAAAAAATACGACCTTAAAGTTTTTCTGATCAGGCTGCTTTTTGTTGGCCCTATTTTAGCTTTGGGCATTTTCTTTTTTGTCCGCTTTAGGCGGCATAAATATTCGCCGTTATTTTTTGGGTTTACTCTATTTTCCTTATATGCTTTTTTCTTCGGACTGGTTCCCTATTTGCCAAGTTATGGCGGTTACGTCCGCTATGCCGTTGGGGTCATACTGTCAATAGGCATCGGATACTACGCCATTAAAACTATTCGGCAATTTATTGAACAGAAACAGGCAGAGCTAAAGGTTTCGACTGAAGAAAGAGCGAAGAATGTGCAAACCGACATAGCTGAAAAGGCATTGGAAAATCATTTCTGCCCTTCCTGCGGCAAGGACTTTTTAATTAAAAAATGGGAATTCCCTTTTAAGAATGTTGACAACGACTCTTACAAACTTGTAACCGATTTTTGCAGACATTGCGGGCTTGTCCTATTTTCAAACTGCAGTGCGTGCGGAAATAAGAACTTTGCACATTTACCTTTTTGTTCCTCGTGCGGAGCAAAAACAACCGGAAGCAAATTAGCGGTAAGTGAAGCCCGGGGCAAAAAAAAGTAATCAGTAATACCTTGATTCAAAAAACAAATCGAGACCGGCGTTTGCGCTATCTATAAGAATAGACTTGTGCTCGACAACCGATTTCTCAATACAAAATTCTCAATAACTCCCGCTTGCAGCGGGACAGGACGGCGATGGCGGACCCGTTGACCGAAGCATCATAACACAAAGGACATGTAGCCCATGATTGGAAGCACTATCTCTCATTATAAAATTCTTGAAAAACTCGGTGAAGGCGGAATGGGCATCGTTTATAAAGCGCAGGATATGAAATTGGACCGCACGGTCGCATTGAAGTTCCTGTCGGACCACCTTAACGCGAATGAGGCCGAGCAGGCCAGATTTCTGCAGGAAGCTAAAGCGGCAGCAACGCTGAATCATCCGAATGTTTGCGTGATCTATGCCGTTGAAGATATAGAAAAAAAACGTTTCATCGCGATGGAATTTGTCGAAGGATCCGATCTCAAAGCCAAGATCAAATCCGGCCGTTTGAGCATCGAGCAGGGCTGCGAGTACGGCGTCGCTATTGCGGATGGCCTGCGCGCGGCCCATGAACGCGGGATCGTTCACAGGGATATCAAAGCGGATAATATCATGATCACGCCCAATGGACAAGTAAAGATCATGGATTTCGGGCTTGCTAAACTGAAAGGGAGCACGCTCACGAAAACAGGAACGACCGTCGGAACGATCGCGTACATGTCGCCGGAACAATTCCAGCGCGATGAAATCAACGCCCAGACCGATCTTTGGTCGCTCGGAGTCCTGCTGTACGAAATGTTCTCCGGGCAATTGCCGTTTCGCGGCGAACATGAGGCGGCCATCATGTATGAAGTTCTCAATGTAGATCCTCAGCCGGTGCAGCGGATCCGCGAAGATGTCCCGGAACATATTCAAGACTTACTCTCAGAGCTGCTGCAAAAAGACCGCAAGAACAGAGTCGCTTCGGCCAAAGAAGTTGCCGACCGTCTGAAAAAGACTCCCTCCGAAACAGCGGCTAACCATCTGGAAAAATCCGTCGCCGTGCTTTATTTTGAAAATATGAGTTCGGAAAAGGAGAGCGACTATTTCTGCGCCGGCATTACGGAAGACATTATTACCGACCTGTCAAAAATCAAACAGTTGAAGGTCATATCCCGAACGGATGTGCTTCCATTTCGAAATAAGGAAGTGAATACGCGCCAGGTCGGAGATGCGCTCGGGGTTAATTACGTTTTGGAAGGCAGCGTCCGCAAGGCCGGCAGCAAGATCCGGATCACGGCGCAGTTGATCAATGTCCGAAACGGCTTTCACGTTTGGGCCGACCGTTTTGACCGGCTCGTCGAAGATATTTTCGATCTGCAAAATGAAGTCTCCCAAAAAATCGCCGAAGCATTAAAAGTTTCATTTACGGATTCGGAAAAACAACCGCACGCGCTAAAACCTACCGAAGATCTGCGCGCGTACGATTTTTACATGCGCGGCAGGGAGTATTTGAATACCCGCGGTAAAAAAATGAATGAACAGGCTATCCAGATGTTCGAACACGCCCTGTCTCTCGATGCCAATTTTGCCTTGGCCTATGCGGCGTTGGCGGAGGCGTGCGCCAATATGTATCTGTGGTATGACGGCGATCCGCAATGGCTCGGAAAGACGATAACGATGAATCAAAAAGCGCTGAGCCTTCAACCTGATTTGCAGGAAGCGCAATTCGGAATAGCCATGGTGTATCTTTATCAGAAACGATTTACCGAAGCGAAAAAAACTCTCGAGCGCATCATTCAAAACAAACCCGATTCCTATGACGCCGTACGGTGGATGGGAATTATTTCCGATATCACCGGCCAGTATGAAGCGGCGGTACAATTTTATGAAGAAGCAGCTAAGATTAAGCCTTACAGCGAGGAACCCTGGATGCATCTGGATATGACTTTCCGGCGTATGGGAAATGAACAGGCGTCAAATGATGCGGCAAGAAAAATCATTGAGATCGGCGCACGAAAATTTCAGGTCAACCCGGATGACGTGTTGACATTAAGCCGCATGGCAATCCCGTACGCGCGTTTCGGGGATAAAGAAAAAGCGCTTGCGGCCATTCAACGCGTGATGGAGATCGCAACCAATGACGGACTGGCTCTTTATAATTGCGCGTGTACGTACACGGGACTGGACATGAAAACCGAAACGCTCAGCGCCTTGCGCAGATCTCTGCAGATCGGCGGAAACGTCGTCAGGGATTGGGTCAAGACAGATCCTTATTTCGATTCGCTGCGCGGCGATCCGGACTTTGAAACGTTATTAGCGGAATTTGCTTAACAAACACATGTGATGATCAACCAAACTCTTTCTCATTACAAATTCTCAAAAAACTCTGCGAAGGCGGACTCGTGCGCCGTAGCATCATAATACAAAGGGTATATAAGCCATGATTGGAAGCACTATCTCTCATTATCAAATCCTTGAAAAACTAGGCGAAGGCGGAATGGGTGTCGTCTATAAGGCGCAGGACACCAAACTGGATCGATTCGTGGCACTGAAGTTTTTGCCGCAGCGCCTGGCCGGTTCGGAACAGGACCGGGCGCGGTTCATACAGGAAGCTAAAGCGACAGCGGCTTTAAATCATCCGAACATCCTTTCCATCTATGAGATCGATGATCGGGATGAGAGCGCATTTATCGTACTTGAATATATTGACGGCCAAACTCTAAAGGATTACCTCGCTGCCTTGAACACGGGCTCCGGCGTTCCGATGAAGCAGGCGATAGAATGGATAAAAGAGATCGCCCAAGGACTGAAAATTGCACATGACAAAAGTATCATACATCGGGACATCAAATCAGAGAACATTATGCTGACCAAATCGGGCCAGTTGAAGATCATGGATTTTGGGCTGGCAAAATTCAGAAACCACGGCACCGTAACCAAAGACGGTTCATCACTGGGCACTCTGTCATACATGTCGCCGGAACAAGCACAGGGACTAAAAGCGGATAACCGCTCCGATCTGTGGTCCCTGGGCATTCTCTTTTTTGAGTTGCTTACGGGCGATCTTCCGTTCAAGTCCGAACATGAAGCGGGATTGATGTACCTCGTGGTCAACCAGGATCCGCCCATGCCGAGCCAACTCGACCGGCGCCTCCCTGCATCGATCGACGCGGTTATCATGAAAATGCTTGAGAAAGACAGGGAAAAACGTTTCCAAAGCGTCGATGATTTCCTCGAAGCATTATTCTCTCTCAGCGCCAGTTT containing:
- a CDS encoding protein kinase, with the translated sequence MIGKTILQYEILEQLGEGGMGVVYKAKDTKLDRLVALKFLPANVSSTDADRQRFMQEAKSAATLSHPNICTVYDVQEFDGQLFIAMEYIEGETLRDRKNNISFKQSIDIGIQVAEALAAAHEKGIIHRDIKPENVMLRKDGRAQIMDFGLAKQQGASRLTKQGSTVGTIGYMSPEQVQGFNVDHRTDIFSFGVLLYELVSGQSPFKGMHETAIIYEIVNVDAEPVSIIKPDLPTDLDAILLECLAKDPDERYQSAKEIVKDLRKLKRESSKQTASRVLAVRQSQINSGIRPQTAVFETVHEKKPFSFNIWMLVSALSILSLLVLLTTYFLFVKTEPELMRLSFESPAGEFFNSSVGGHMEISPDGKAIAFVASDSLGRDHLWVRPIFSSMPVLLQGTENAYYPFWSWDSKMIAYFAEGKLKKIDAGGGPSFTICEAGSGRGGAWNRDGIIVFAPVSGGPLHQVPSAGGTSRQLTFLDSTEFEVNHRWPCFLPDQDHFFYSVQTTKASLAEDAEHIRIGSLSDAQNKIIIRASSNTAYNHGWVMYYKQNSLLAQRFSEGSLELKGEPIPILENLLYAQVRSKAAFSLSQNNRLVFLGTSSADNEMVVYGYNGVIQHIIKSKVADITAAFSYDGNYIATDASETGGKNSDLWIHDIQRNSDTRLTFDKADEIVPQWTPDGSKIYFSSNRTGVYSVYEKNSNGTGDEKLVYGSSAPAYITDVSSDGKKLMLSLNTQGAQKWDLGSYDLAENKFTSLLTSEFSEWLGKFSPDGKWYAYQSNETGKYEIYIRPTDGSPSKWQVSTNGGTGPTWLSSGKEIIFSLNDQQIISVPVSAAGNQIVIGQSKLLLKLDTGFQTGVLNISRDGKKILVRRSLNIQALKSASLIFNWQNLVEKK
- a CDS encoding protein kinase — translated: MIGSTISHYKILEKLGEGGMGIVYKAQDMKLDRTVALKFLSDHLNANEAEQARFLQEAKAAATLNHPNVCVIYAVEDIEKKRFIAMEFVEGSDLKAKIKSGRLSIEQGCEYGVAIADGLRAAHERGIVHRDIKADNIMITPNGQVKIMDFGLAKLKGSTLTKTGTTVGTIAYMSPEQFQRDEINAQTDLWSLGVLLYEMFSGQLPFRGEHEAAIMYEVLNVDPQPVQRIREDVPEHIQDLLSELLQKDRKNRVASAKEVADRLKKTPSETAANHLEKSVAVLYFENMSSEKESDYFCAGITEDIITDLSKIKQLKVISRTDVLPFRNKEVNTRQVGDALGVNYVLEGSVRKAGSKIRITAQLINVRNGFHVWADRFDRLVEDIFDLQNEVSQKIAEALKVSFTDSEKQPHALKPTEDLRAYDFYMRGREYLNTRGKKMNEQAIQMFEHALSLDANFALAYAALAEACANMYLWYDGDPQWLGKTITMNQKALSLQPDLQEAQFGIAMVYLYQKRFTEAKKTLERIIQNKPDSYDAVRWMGIISDITGQYEAAVQFYEEAAKIKPYSEEPWMHLDMTFRRMGNEQASNDAARKIIEIGARKFQVNPDDVLTLSRMAIPYARFGDKEKALAAIQRVMEIATNDGLALYNCACTYTGLDMKTETLSALRRSLQIGGNVVRDWVKTDPYFDSLRGDPDFETLLAEFA